One genomic window of Medicago truncatula cultivar Jemalong A17 chromosome 1, MtrunA17r5.0-ANR, whole genome shotgun sequence includes the following:
- the LOC11405373 gene encoding organelle RRM domain-containing protein 1, chloroplastic — protein MEVLSLSVTFTKSQTFPSFRPKNTTQIHQLPIKTKLPNKNNHSSSCSISCSSSFTRISATSNQTSIPQTDMLLFPNGNSKHWVVRMDKPAVGVVTKAQIVDHYAQILTKIMGNEKDAQMCIYHVSWKTNFGFCCELDEDCAHELSGVPGVLSVQPDDNFESENKDYEGRNLENSLNMPNSSEASQEASVKTKKLFVTGLSFYTSEKTLRAAFEGFGELVEVKVIIDKISKRSKGYAFIEYTTEEAASAALKEMNGKIINGWMIVVDVAKTTPPRYNKGHARPSA, from the exons ATGGAAGTTCTGTCTCTCTCCGTTACATTCACCAAATCTCAAACCTTTCCCTCATTCAGACCAAAAAACACAACCCAAATTCACCAACttccaataaaaacaaaactaccCAACAAAAACAATCACTCTTCTTCTTGTTCCATTTCATGTAGTTCCTCTTTTACTAGAATTTCAGCAACAAGTAACCAAACATCAATTCCACAAACCGATATGTTGTTGTTCCCTAATGGAAATTCAAAGCATTGGGTTGTTAGAATGGATAAACCTGCTGTTGGTGTTGTTACCAAAGCTCAAATTGTTGACCATTATGCTCAAATTTTGACCAAAATCATGGGAAA CGAGAAGGATGCACAAATGTGTATATATCATGTTTCATGGAAAACCAATTTTGGGTTTTGTTGTGAACTTGATGAGGATTGTGCACATGAGCTATCTG GTGTGCCTGGGGTCTTGTCTGTTCAGCCAGATGACAATTTTGAGTCTGAAAATAAGGATTATGAAG GTAGAAATTTGGAAAATAGTCTGAATATGCCAAATTCTTCTGAAGCAAGTCAGGAAGCTTCTGTGAAAACAAAGAAACTTTTTGTGACAG GGCTATCATTTTATACATCTGAGAAAACCTTACGCGCCGCATTTGAAGGCTTTGGTGAGCTTGTTGAAG TTAAAGTTATTAtagataaaatttcaaaaaggtCCAAGGGTTATGCATTTATTGAATACACCACAGAGGAGGCTGCAAGTGCAGCACTCAAAGAGATGAATGGCAAG ATTATTAATGGCTGGATGATAGTGGTAGATGTTGCCAAGACTACCCCACCAAGATACAACAAGGGTCATGCCAGACCATCTGCTTGA
- the LOC11411764 gene encoding hippocampus abundant transcript-like protein 1: MSWWSGFFELRPLFHLLLPLSIHWIAEEMTVSVLVDVTTTALCPQQSSCSKAIYINGLQETIAGIFKMMVLPLLGQLSDDHGRKPFLLLTMSTTIFPFALLAWNQSEEFVYAYYVLRTISYIISKGSIFCISVAYVADVVNENKRAAVFGWITGLFSASHVVGNVLARFLPQNYIFVVSIALLIFCPVYMQFFLVETVKLAPRKNQELGFCSKVSYVVSRRYKSMRNAAEIVIFSPALRGMALVSFFYELGMSGITTVLLYYLKAVFGFNKNQFSELLMMVGIGSIFSQIVLLPILNPLVGEKVILCSALLASIAYAWLSGLAWAPWVPYLSASFGIIYVLVKPATYAIISRASSSTNQGKAQTFIAGAQSISDLLSPIVMSPLTSLFLSSDAPFECKGFSILCASVCMMISLIFACMLNPNTPSSYDLEDNIEDPLLNHS; encoded by the exons ATGTCGTGGTGGAGTGGTTTCTTTGAGCTGAGACCATTATTCCACTTGTTACTTCCACTAAGCATTCATTGGATTGCTGAAGAAATGACAGTTTCTGTTCTTGTTGATGTTACAACCACTGCTTTATGTCCTCAACAATCATCTTGTTCCAAAGCCATTTACATTAATGGCCTTCAAGAAACA ATTGCTGGAATTTTCAAGATGATGGTACTTCCACTTTTGGGCCAGCTTTCAGATGATCATGGTCGCAAACCTTTCCTCCTTCTTACCATGTCCACCACCATATTTCCTTTTG CTTTACTTGCTTGGAATCAATCTGAGGAATTTGTATATGCATACTATGTGCTTCGCACAATTTCGTATATAATCAGTAAAGGAAGTATTTTCTGCATCTCTGTCGCGTATGTG GCAGATGTTGTCAATGAAAACAAAAGGGCAGCAGTATTTGGTTGGATCACTGGTCTCTTTTCGGCTTCACATGTTGTTGGGAACGTCTTGGCTCGATTTCTTCCTCAAAACTACATTTTTGTG GTTTCAATAGCACTATTGATATTTTGTCCAGTTTATATGCAATTTTTCCTAGTTGAAACTGTAAAACTAGCTCCCAGAAAGAACCAAGAGTTAGGCTTCTGCTCTAAAGTTAGTTATGTTGTTAGCCGAAGATATAAATCTATGAGGAATGCTGCGGAAATAGTAATCTTCAG TCCTGCATTAAGAGGCATGGCTCTTGTCTCTTTCTTTTATGAGTTGGGAATGTCTGGTATAACCACAGTTTTGCTG TACTATTTGAAAGCTGTTTTTGGTTTTAACAAAAATCAGTTCTCAGAACTTCTGATGATGGTCGGAATTGGTTCAATCTTTTCTCAG ATTGTATTGCTTCCAATACTTAATCCTTTGGTTGGAGAGAAAGTGATTCTATGCTCAGCTTTACTTGCATCAATAGCATAT GCTTGGCTTTCTGGATTAGCATGGGCACCTTGG GTACCATATTTAAGTGCCTCATTTGGCATTATCTATGTCCTTGTGAAACCAGCT ACATATGCTATTATTTCAAGAGCATCAAGCTCAACCAATCAG GGAAAAGCACAAACTTTTATTGCTGGGGCACAATCTATATCTGATTTACTATCACCAATTGTAATGAGCCCTTTGACTT CATTGTTTTTATCTAGCGATGCTCCCTTTGAATGCAAAGGTTTTAGCATTTTATGTGCATCTGTATGCATG ATGATTTCTCTGATTTTTGCTTGCATGCTAAATCCTAATACTCCTTCAAGTTATGACTTGGAGGACAACATAGAAGACCCGCTTCTGAATCATAGCTGA
- the LOC11405374 gene encoding hippocampus abundant transcript-like protein 1 yields MSWWSGFFELKPLFHLLLPLSIHWIAEAMTVSVLVDVTTTALCPQQSSCSKAIYINGLQQTITGIFKMAVLPLLGQLSDEHGRKPLLLLTISTSIIPFALLAWNQSKEFVYAYYVLRTFSHIISQGSIFCISVAYVADVVHESKRVAVFSWITGLSSAAHVIANVFARFLPQNYIFVVSITLLTFCPLYMHFFLVETVKLDPGKNQELGFCTRVIYVLSRRYKSMRNAAEIVIFSPTLRGVALVSFFYKLGMTGIHSVLLYYLKAVFGFNKNQFSELLMMVGIGSIFSQIVLLPILNPLVGEKVILCSALLASIAYAWLSGLAWAPWVPYLGGSFGIIYILEKPATYGIISKASSSTNQGKAQTFIAGANSISGLLSPIVMSPLTSLFLSSDAPFECKGFSIICASVCMIISLIFACMLNPNTGSRDDDLEGNQQDPLLNYN; encoded by the exons ATGTCGTGGTGGAGTGGTTTCTTTGAGCTGAAGCCTTTGTTTCACTTGTTACTTCCACTAAGCATTCATTGGATTGCTGAAGCAATGACAGTTTCTGTTCTTGTTGATGTTACAACCACTGCTTTATGCCCTCAACAATCATCTTGCTCCAAAGCTATTTACATCAATGGCCTTCAACAAACA ATTACTGGAATTTTCAAGATGGCGGTGCTTCCCCTTTTGGGTCAGCTTTCAGATGAACACGGTCGCAAACCTTTACTCCTTCTTACCATATCCACCAGTATAATACCTTTTG CTTTACTTGCTTGGAATCAATCTAAGGAATTTGTATATGCCTACTATGTGCTTCGCACATTTTCGCATATTATCAGTCAAGGAAGTATCTTCTGCATTTCTGTCGCGTATGTG GCAGATGTTGTTCATGAAAGCAAAAGAGTAGCAGTATTTAGTTGGATCACTGGTCTCTCTTCTGCTGCACATGTTATTGCGAATGTCTTTGCTCGGTTTCTTCCTCAAAACTACATTTTTGTG GTTTCAATAACACTATTGACCTTTTGTCCACTTTATATGCATTTCTTCCTAGTTGAAACTGTGAAACTGGATCCAGGAAAGAACCAAGAGTTAGGCTTCTGTACTAGAGTTATTTATGTTCTTAGCCGAAGATACAAATCTATGAGGAATGCCGCAGAAATAGTAATCTTCAG TCCTACATTAAGAGGCGTGGCTCTTGTCTCTTTCTTTTATAAGTTGGGAATGACCGGCATACACAGTGTTTTGCTG TACTATTTGAAAGCTGTTTTTGGTTTCAACAAAAATCAGTTCTCAGAACTTCTGATGATGGTCGGAATTGGTTCCATCTTTTCTCAG ATTGTATTGCTTCCAATACTTAATCCTTTGGTTGGTGAGAAAGTGATTCTATGCTCAGCCTTACTTGCATCAATAGCATAT GCTTGGCTTTCTGGATTAGCATGGGCACCTTGG GTACCATACTTAGGTGGCTCATTTGGCATCATCTATATTCTTGAGAAACCTGCT ACATATGGTATTATTTCAAAAGCATCAAGCTCAACCAATCag GGGAAAGCACAAACTTTTATTGCTGGGGCAAATTCAATATCTGGTTTACTATCACCAATTGTTATGAGTCCTCTGACTT CACTGTTTTTATCTAGCGATGCTCCCTTTGAATGCAAAGGTTTCAGCATTATATGTGCATCTGTATGCATG aTAATTTCTCTGATTTTTGCTTGCATGCTAAATCCTAATACTGGTTCAAGGGATGATGACTTGGAGGGCAATCAACAAGACCCGCTTCTGAATTATAACTGA